A genomic segment from Halomonas sp. TA22 encodes:
- a CDS encoding ATP-dependent DNA helicase RecQ produces MIQQTLQQVFGFDDFRPGQRAVVEAVVTGRSAAAIFPTGSGKSLCYQLPALLLPHLTLVVSPLLALMQDQLAFLERHGIAAASIDSSQSRDEASQVMEAARRGELRILMISVERLKNERFRAFIRQIPISLLVIDEAHCISEWGHNFRPDYLKLPDYQREFAIPQALLLTATATPRVIDDMAKRFAIAPGDVSSTGFYRPNLNLLVRPVAAGHKLRALVEWLKPRLLPASTQRPPQASIVYVTLQQSAERTAAYLSQAGLAATAYHAGLDAETRERIQRDFMTGRIPCIVATIAFGMGIDKADIRNVVHLDLPKSIENYSQEIGRAGRDGAAADCLMLAGRDNLTVLENFVYGDTPERTGIAQVIEELRDAEGGQWELMLNTLSLHANIRPLPLKTLLVQLELRGLIASRYAYFAEYRFKYLEEPDTLVARFAGERRDFVQAIVDSAPRARSWCTLDMEALQRLGQERGLNTERARVITALEYVHDKGLIQLESKQMTEVYAVLRRDLDPGQLADELHVHFQKKEASEIARIHAMLELFESDTCLSQRLASYFGDDKAPQRCGHCSVCAGHVASLPAPAPLAPLAEQPVDTLCSELLHRLGEQHARALASADLLTRFLCGIATPLFTRLKARQLPGFAALEAYPYAQVRAEVCRAIKPSSALPLKDKPG; encoded by the coding sequence ATGATCCAGCAAACCCTACAACAAGTCTTCGGCTTCGACGACTTTCGCCCGGGCCAGCGGGCGGTGGTCGAGGCGGTGGTCACCGGGCGCAGCGCCGCGGCCATCTTTCCCACCGGTTCAGGCAAGTCGTTATGCTATCAATTGCCGGCATTGCTGCTGCCCCACCTGACACTGGTGGTCTCCCCGCTGCTGGCACTGATGCAGGACCAGCTGGCGTTTCTCGAGCGACATGGCATCGCCGCGGCGAGCATCGACTCCAGCCAGAGCCGAGACGAGGCAAGCCAGGTCATGGAGGCCGCTCGACGCGGCGAGCTGCGTATCCTGATGATCTCCGTGGAGCGATTGAAGAACGAACGCTTTCGCGCCTTCATCAGGCAGATTCCGATCTCGTTGCTGGTGATCGACGAAGCCCACTGCATCTCGGAGTGGGGCCACAACTTTCGCCCCGACTACCTGAAACTGCCCGACTACCAGCGCGAGTTCGCCATTCCCCAAGCGCTGCTGCTGACCGCCACGGCCACGCCACGGGTGATCGACGATATGGCCAAGCGCTTCGCCATCGCGCCGGGCGATGTCTCCTCAACCGGCTTCTATCGCCCCAACCTCAATCTGCTGGTACGGCCGGTAGCGGCCGGGCACAAGCTGCGCGCGCTGGTCGAGTGGTTGAAGCCACGGCTGTTGCCGGCGTCGACGCAACGCCCGCCCCAGGCAAGCATCGTCTACGTCACCCTTCAACAGAGTGCCGAGCGCACCGCGGCCTATCTCTCCCAGGCCGGCCTTGCGGCGACGGCTTACCATGCCGGGCTCGATGCCGAGACGCGCGAGCGCATCCAGCGCGACTTCATGACGGGCCGTATACCCTGCATCGTCGCCACCATCGCCTTCGGCATGGGCATCGACAAGGCCGACATACGCAACGTGGTGCATCTCGACCTGCCCAAGTCGATCGAGAACTACAGCCAGGAGATCGGTCGCGCCGGCCGCGATGGTGCTGCCGCCGACTGCCTGATGCTGGCTGGGCGCGACAATCTCACGGTGCTGGAGAACTTCGTCTATGGCGACACCCCGGAGCGAACCGGCATCGCGCAGGTCATCGAGGAGCTGCGCGACGCCGAGGGTGGTCAGTGGGAGTTGATGCTCAATACCCTCTCCCTGCACGCCAACATTCGCCCCCTGCCACTCAAGACGCTACTCGTCCAACTGGAGTTGCGGGGCCTCATCGCATCGCGTTACGCCTATTTCGCCGAGTATCGCTTCAAGTACCTGGAGGAGCCTGACACGCTGGTAGCGCGTTTTGCGGGCGAACGCCGCGATTTCGTCCAGGCGATCGTCGATAGCGCCCCGCGCGCCAGAAGCTGGTGCACGCTGGACATGGAAGCGCTCCAGCGGCTCGGCCAGGAGCGCGGTCTGAATACCGAGCGCGCCCGTGTGATCACAGCGCTTGAATACGTCCACGACAAAGGATTGATCCAGCTCGAGAGCAAACAGATGACCGAGGTCTATGCCGTGTTGAGACGCGACCTCGATCCAGGACAACTGGCCGACGAGCTGCATGTGCACTTCCAGAAGAAGGAGGCCAGCGAGATTGCCCGCATCCACGCCATGCTCGAGCTTTTTGAAAGCGACACCTGCCTGAGTCAGCGCTTGGCGAGCTATTTCGGGGACGACAAGGCGCCACAACGTTGCGGGCATTGCTCGGTATGCGCCGGTCATGTAGCCAGCCTGCCCGCTCCCGCCCCGCTTGCGCCGCTTGCCGAGCAACCCGTCGACACGCTGTGTAGTGAACTGCTGCACCGCCTTGGCGAGCAGCATGCCCGCGCCTTGGCGAGTGCCGATCTGCTGACGCGCTTTCTATGCGGTATCGCAACCCCGCTCTTTACTCGCCTCAAGGCGCGGCAGCTGCCTGGCTTCGCCGCCCTGGAGGCCTATCCTTATGCTCAGGTACGGGCAGAAGTGTGCAGGGCGATCAAGCCGTCTTCAGCACTGCCTTTGAAGGATAAGCCGGGCTGA
- a CDS encoding group II truncated hemoglobin, with protein sequence MSQAGIYGIGDSTLQALGGEGAVRELVARFYGAMERLPQAQGIRALHSEDMCASRDKLATFLVGWMGGPSRYRERFGPIAIPSAHRHLPIGPEERDAWLLCMATALDEMQVDVALKGYLLAQLRHPAEMCRTR encoded by the coding sequence ATGAGCCAGGCCGGCATTTACGGCATTGGCGACAGCACGCTGCAGGCCTTGGGCGGCGAAGGGGCGGTGCGCGAGCTGGTGGCACGCTTTTATGGCGCGATGGAGCGCTTGCCCCAGGCGCAGGGCATTCGTGCCCTGCACTCTGAGGATATGTGTGCGTCGCGAGACAAGCTGGCCACCTTTCTCGTTGGCTGGATGGGCGGGCCGAGCCGCTACCGCGAACGCTTCGGGCCGATCGCCATCCCCAGCGCCCACCGCCATCTGCCGATTGGCCCCGAGGAGCGCGATGCCTGGCTGCTGTGCATGGCAACCGCACTCGATGAGATGCAGGTCGATGTCGCCCTGAAGGGCTATCTTCTCGCTCAATTGCGTCATCCCGCCGAGATGTGCCGGACACGCTGA
- a CDS encoding MTH1187 family thiamine-binding protein, giving the protein MHVIINLCVIPIGVETSLSRYVAACQRVIQASGLEYQMHANGTNIEGPWDAVMTVVKHCHEEVHRMGAPRISTTMTLGTRTDSEQRMQDKVASVDALLGQRNG; this is encoded by the coding sequence ATGCATGTAATCATCAATCTGTGTGTCATTCCTATCGGGGTGGAAACCTCGCTGTCGCGCTATGTGGCAGCCTGCCAGCGGGTGATCCAGGCCTCGGGGCTCGAATACCAGATGCACGCCAACGGCACCAATATCGAGGGACCCTGGGACGCGGTGATGACCGTGGTCAAACACTGCCATGAGGAGGTACACCGCATGGGAGCGCCGCGCATTTCCACCACCATGACGCTGGGAACGCGCACCGACAGTGAGCAGCGCATGCAGGACAAGGTCGCCAGCGTCGATGCGCTGCTGGGTCAACGAAATGGGTAG
- the cobA gene encoding uroporphyrinogen-III C-methyltransferase codes for MTIAISATGPGTAGIVSLVGAGPGDPELLTLKALKRLQAAEVVLHDRLVSNEILAMVNPAASRFYVGKARSHHSVPQEGINQALVDWARQGKRVVRLKGGDPFIFGRGGEELETLAEAGIAFEVIPGVTAASGCAAYSGIPLTHRDHAQSVRFITGHLKSGSCDLDWPTLSRPGQTLVFYMGLGSVALISEHLRAHGLAGDTPLALVEQATTARQRVHVGTLAQLPKSLTSGEIKPPTLIIVGQVVSLQRKLAWFDSERAGALGWEEGKHSSPLEK; via the coding sequence GTGACCATAGCGATATCGGCCACTGGGCCAGGTACTGCGGGAATCGTCAGCCTGGTTGGTGCTGGCCCCGGCGATCCTGAACTGCTGACGCTCAAGGCGCTGAAGCGCTTGCAGGCCGCCGAGGTGGTTCTCCATGATCGCCTGGTCAGTAACGAGATTCTGGCAATGGTCAATCCTGCAGCAAGCCGCTTCTATGTCGGCAAGGCACGCTCCCACCACAGTGTGCCCCAGGAGGGGATCAACCAGGCCCTGGTCGACTGGGCGCGGCAGGGCAAGCGGGTGGTACGCCTCAAGGGCGGTGACCCGTTCATTTTCGGGCGTGGCGGTGAAGAGCTCGAGACCCTGGCCGAGGCGGGCATCGCCTTCGAGGTGATACCCGGCGTGACGGCGGCCTCCGGGTGCGCGGCATACAGCGGTATTCCTCTCACCCATCGTGACCATGCGCAATCGGTACGCTTCATCACCGGTCATTTAAAGAGCGGTAGCTGCGACCTGGATTGGCCCACCCTGTCGCGTCCGGGCCAGACGCTGGTCTTCTACATGGGGCTTGGAAGTGTGGCGCTGATCAGCGAGCATCTGCGTGCGCATGGCCTGGCTGGCGACACCCCGCTGGCGCTGGTGGAGCAGGCCACGACGGCACGCCAGCGTGTGCATGTCGGCACGCTTGCGCAACTGCCCAAGAGCCTGACGAGCGGCGAGATCAAACCACCGACGCTGATCATCGTCGGGCAGGTGGTATCGCTGCAGCGCAAGCTCGCCTGGTTCGACAGCGAGCGTGCTGGCGCCTTGGGGTGGGAGGAGGGTAAGCACTCTTCGCCGCTGGAGAAGTAG
- a CDS encoding septal ring lytic transglycosylase RlpA family protein yields the protein MYKAVDVFRSDMSVVRLLAMCLLALALSGCAGRDGGQRAVTQGGGYAASEEGLASFYADRYQGRRTASGERFDQHSLTAAHRSLPFGTQVRVTRLDNGRETLVRINDRGPFVRGRVIDLSRRAAQELDMIGSGTAPVRIAPQP from the coding sequence TTGTATAAAGCGGTTGACGTGTTCAGAAGCGATATGAGTGTCGTGCGCCTGCTGGCGATGTGCCTGCTGGCGCTGGCATTGTCCGGGTGCGCCGGGCGCGATGGTGGCCAGCGCGCTGTCACGCAGGGCGGCGGATACGCTGCCAGCGAAGAGGGTCTGGCCTCGTTCTATGCCGACCGCTATCAGGGGCGGCGGACCGCCAGTGGCGAGCGCTTCGATCAGCACTCGCTGACGGCTGCGCATCGCAGCTTGCCCTTCGGCACGCAGGTGCGGGTGACACGGCTTGATAACGGTCGTGAAACCCTGGTGCGTATCAACGACCGTGGCCCCTTCGTCAGAGGACGCGTGATCGACCTGTCGCGCCGCGCCGCGCAGGAGCTGGACATGATCGGCAGTGGTACGGCACCGGTGCGTATCGCTCCCCAACCCTGA
- a CDS encoding sensor histidine kinase, which produces MALRRTDTIAEVARWRRRGKTRRGLRLRSFRLQVMLLVGALLAGMLLAQGAYLNHRKAELIADQIGLRALAVAQSVASIPELIAAFDNDEPAAAIQPIAERIRRETGARYIVVGNDEGIRYSHPLAERLGLPMVGGDNDRALLGGESYVSEATGSLGEAIRGKTPVFDADGNIIGIVSVGFMLDHVELDVAQYTSLSWMLVALMIVLGFAGAYGLSRHLKRVILGLEPHEIARLAMEKEAILQSIHEGILAVNHEGRITLVNQQGRRFLDLPAEREVLGEPVQEVVPNSRLLEVLASGERQFDQQMWLGDHPVVVNRVPVMHGNEIEGAVATFRSRREIVELSNALSEITRDVDMLRAQAHEFSNKLYTISGLLQLNRIREALALIHQESAHQQAQMAFLMSHVADPVLSGTLLGKLTRARELGVEMEIDEQSSLDHQLTPHGQEVMMTVIGNLLDNACYAAVQGALGEQGHAPDLSERKPQVRLFFTDLGEQLLIEVQDNGPGVPAHQVEAIFHEGFSTKPGKHRGIGLALVSRLCRENGGEITLEESELGGAGFIVVLDKTLCESEVGITDNNTPVSEGSR; this is translated from the coding sequence ATGGCCTTGCGTCGCACTGACACCATCGCCGAAGTGGCACGCTGGCGCCGCCGCGGCAAGACTCGGCGCGGGCTTCGCCTGCGCAGCTTTCGCCTGCAGGTCATGCTGCTGGTGGGCGCCCTCTTGGCTGGAATGCTGCTTGCTCAGGGGGCCTACCTCAACCATCGCAAGGCCGAACTCATCGCCGATCAGATCGGGCTGCGTGCCCTGGCCGTAGCGCAGAGCGTGGCAAGTATCCCTGAGCTGATCGCGGCCTTCGACAACGACGAACCCGCCGCCGCCATCCAGCCGATTGCCGAGCGCATTCGCCGCGAGACCGGGGCGCGCTACATCGTGGTCGGCAATGACGAGGGCATTCGCTACTCTCATCCGCTGGCCGAGCGGCTGGGGCTGCCCATGGTGGGGGGCGACAATGACCGGGCGCTGCTGGGCGGTGAATCCTACGTATCGGAAGCGACCGGCTCGCTGGGCGAAGCGATTCGCGGCAAGACGCCGGTGTTCGACGCCGACGGCAATATCATCGGAATCGTCTCGGTGGGCTTCATGCTCGACCACGTCGAGCTGGATGTCGCCCAGTACACCAGCCTGAGCTGGATGCTGGTGGCGTTGATGATCGTGCTGGGGTTTGCCGGGGCCTATGGCCTGTCGCGCCACCTCAAGCGTGTGATTCTGGGGCTCGAACCCCATGAGATCGCCCGCCTGGCGATGGAGAAGGAGGCGATCCTGCAGTCGATCCATGAAGGTATCCTGGCGGTCAACCATGAGGGGCGCATCACCTTGGTCAACCAGCAGGGGCGACGCTTTCTCGACCTGCCCGCCGAGCGCGAGGTGCTGGGCGAGCCGGTGCAGGAGGTGGTACCCAATTCGCGCCTGCTCGAAGTGCTCGCAAGCGGCGAGCGCCAGTTCGACCAGCAGATGTGGCTGGGCGATCATCCAGTGGTGGTCAACCGTGTGCCCGTCATGCATGGCAACGAGATCGAGGGGGCGGTGGCGACATTCAGAAGTCGCCGCGAGATCGTCGAACTCTCCAACGCGCTGAGCGAGATCACCCGCGATGTGGACATGCTGCGCGCCCAGGCGCACGAGTTCTCCAACAAGCTCTATACCATTTCCGGGCTGCTACAGCTCAATCGCATACGCGAGGCGCTGGCGCTGATTCATCAGGAGAGCGCCCATCAGCAGGCCCAGATGGCGTTCCTGATGAGCCATGTCGCCGACCCGGTATTGAGCGGCACGCTGCTTGGCAAGCTCACGCGGGCCCGCGAGCTCGGAGTCGAGATGGAGATAGACGAGCAGAGTTCGCTCGATCACCAGCTCACGCCTCACGGGCAGGAGGTGATGATGACGGTCATCGGTAACCTGCTCGACAATGCCTGTTATGCGGCGGTGCAGGGCGCCCTTGGCGAGCAAGGTCATGCGCCGGATCTTTCCGAGCGTAAGCCGCAGGTGCGTCTATTCTTTACCGACCTAGGCGAGCAGTTGCTGATAGAGGTGCAGGACAATGGGCCGGGTGTGCCTGCCCATCAGGTCGAGGCTATCTTTCACGAAGGCTTTTCAACCAAACCGGGCAAGCATCGCGGTATTGGCCTGGCGCTGGTCAGCCGCTTGTGCAGGGAGAATGGGGGCGAGATCACCCTTGAAGAGAGCGAGCTGGGCGGAGCCGGTTTTATCGTGGTGCTCGACAAGACTCTGTGCGAGAGTGAAGTGGGAATAACCGATAACAATACGCCAGTCAGTGAGGGAAGCAGATGA
- a CDS encoding response regulator: MSAPLYGILIVEDDFRIADINRAFIEQSEGFEVVGMAKTGAEALAILEREAPRIQLVLLDAYIPDVEGLELLWEIRRRHANLDIVMITAAKEVETISEALRGGVFDYLIKPTESGRMAQMLTRFRRERAVLDIKAEMSQEELDRTLARLRPIDEPATAQRGSLPKGIDRLTLETVVAALERAGLPSTAMQVSCSIGASRSTARRYLEFLVSADVAQAELGYGDVGRPERRYRLKQHASAWLKEPS; the protein is encoded by the coding sequence ATGAGCGCACCCCTTTATGGAATCCTGATTGTCGAGGACGATTTTCGTATCGCCGACATCAACCGCGCCTTTATCGAGCAGAGCGAGGGTTTTGAAGTGGTCGGCATGGCCAAGACCGGTGCCGAGGCGCTGGCGATTCTCGAACGCGAGGCGCCGCGTATTCAGCTGGTCCTGCTCGATGCCTATATCCCCGATGTCGAGGGGCTCGAACTGCTGTGGGAGATCCGCCGCCGCCATGCCAATCTCGATATCGTCATGATCACCGCAGCCAAGGAGGTCGAGACGATCTCCGAAGCGCTGCGCGGCGGGGTGTTCGATTACCTGATCAAGCCCACCGAGAGCGGGCGCATGGCGCAGATGCTCACCCGCTTTCGGCGCGAGCGGGCGGTACTCGATATCAAGGCCGAGATGAGCCAGGAGGAACTCGACCGCACCCTGGCCCGGCTACGTCCGATCGACGAGCCGGCTACGGCTCAGCGCGGCTCGCTGCCCAAGGGAATCGATCGCCTGACGCTTGAGACGGTGGTCGCGGCACTGGAGCGCGCCGGCCTACCCTCCACGGCGATGCAAGTGTCATGCAGCATCGGGGCCAGCCGCTCCACGGCACGCCGCTATCTCGAGTTTCTGGTGTCGGCAGACGTCGCCCAGGCGGAGCTGGGGTATGGCGACGTGGGTAGGCCGGAGCGGCGCTACCGCCTCAAGCAGCATGCCTCGGCCTGGTTGAAGGAGCCGTCATGA
- a CDS encoding tripartite tricarboxylate transporter substrate binding protein codes for MSATLTRPFKRLSFLVLPLAAAVAFGSTAQAQEWTPTRNVEFVAPANPGGGWDTLVRTTSRVIQQEGLAERSFAAINVPGGGGAVAWAQIARDSGNPHKLFATSPPIILVPLAGTSRHDHTDFTPIARLITDYSIILVPADSPYESLNDLIDAMRENPGLSVGGGSAPGSMDHISLAGLASTAGLNAADVNYIPFSGGGEAMTSLMGGHVEAVITGAGEAAGQLGQNSDIRAIGLSAPERLEGPLADVPTYVEQDIDYTFDIWRGVMGTPDMPAEAVAYYEDLFAQMLETEGWQSARDQLGWIDAYQDSETFGNFLDEQKEQFSEVLSGLGLLGE; via the coding sequence ATGTCCGCTACGTTAACGCGTCCCTTCAAACGCCTATCTTTCCTGGTTCTGCCGCTGGCAGCCGCCGTCGCTTTCGGCAGCACGGCCCAGGCTCAGGAGTGGACACCGACTCGCAATGTCGAGTTCGTCGCACCGGCCAACCCCGGCGGCGGCTGGGACACCCTGGTTCGCACCACATCGCGTGTCATCCAGCAGGAGGGGCTCGCCGAGCGTAGTTTTGCGGCGATCAACGTTCCTGGCGGTGGCGGCGCTGTCGCCTGGGCCCAGATCGCGCGTGACAGTGGCAACCCGCACAAGCTGTTCGCGACCAGTCCGCCGATCATCTTGGTGCCGCTGGCCGGTACGTCGCGTCACGACCATACCGACTTCACCCCAATCGCTCGTCTGATCACCGACTACTCGATCATTCTGGTCCCGGCCGACTCCCCCTATGAGTCGCTCAACGACCTGATCGACGCCATGCGCGAAAATCCCGGCCTGAGCGTCGGTGGTGGCAGCGCTCCGGGATCCATGGATCACATCTCCTTGGCGGGTCTGGCGTCCACTGCCGGCCTGAATGCCGCCGACGTCAACTACATCCCGTTCTCGGGCGGTGGCGAGGCGATGACCAGCCTGATGGGCGGGCATGTCGAAGCGGTGATTACCGGTGCCGGCGAAGCGGCAGGCCAGCTGGGTCAGAACAGCGATATCCGTGCCATTGGTCTTTCCGCGCCGGAACGCCTGGAAGGTCCGCTTGCCGACGTGCCGACCTATGTCGAGCAGGATATCGATTACACCTTCGACATCTGGCGTGGTGTGATGGGTACGCCCGACATGCCGGCTGAGGCGGTGGCCTACTACGAAGACCTCTTCGCCCAGATGCTGGAAACCGAAGGCTGGCAGAGCGCCCGCGATCAGCTTGGCTGGATCGATGCCTATCAGGACAGTGAAACCTTCGGTAACTTCCTGGACGAGCAGAAAGAGCAGTTCAGCGAAGTGCTGAGCGGGCTGGGCCTGCTGGGCGAGTAA
- a CDS encoding tripartite tricarboxylate transporter TctB family protein encodes MIRFNTNQILGLIIALFAAAYLAMAYQIPNFPLPRPVDSDLFPKVLGAILLGLALLLFLEKPKAKDVPEQLDPDEQALPLLLRPWSRVIITSIAIASYAVLLAPIGFVVASTLLCFGLAWYYGYRRHGVNLATSLGVVLALYLTMTRVMDVYLPSGILPI; translated from the coding sequence ATGATACGATTCAACACCAACCAGATCCTTGGGCTGATCATCGCCCTGTTCGCGGCGGCCTATCTGGCGATGGCTTACCAGATTCCCAACTTTCCGTTGCCGCGTCCCGTGGATTCCGACCTGTTCCCTAAAGTGCTGGGCGCTATCCTGCTGGGCCTGGCTTTGCTGCTGTTTCTGGAAAAACCCAAGGCCAAAGACGTTCCCGAGCAGCTCGATCCGGATGAGCAGGCGTTGCCGCTCCTGCTGCGTCCCTGGTCGCGTGTGATCATCACCTCGATTGCGATAGCCTCCTATGCCGTACTGCTTGCGCCGATCGGTTTCGTGGTGGCCTCCACGCTGCTCTGCTTCGGACTGGCGTGGTACTACGGCTATCGACGTCATGGCGTCAACCTGGCGACTTCGCTGGGCGTGGTGCTTGCTCTATACCTCACCATGACCCGGGTCATGGACGTCTATCTACCCTCAGGCATTCTGCCGATCTGA
- a CDS encoding tripartite tricarboxylate transporter permease yields MDAFNNLMYGFGIALEPMNIAYVFFGVFAGTIIGMLPGLGPISALALMIPITFAMEPSSGLILMAGVYYGAIFGGSTSSILLNAPGVAGTVATSFDGYPMAKQGLAGKALAIAAYASFIGGTISIVFLMLVAPLLSKVAVSFGPAEYFALMVLGLTAVVSLSDKSLVKGLIAAVVGVMISIIGIDLQTGTERFTFGTAHLLDGVDFLVVALGIFALAEVFYMLLRGGGGKEPTRNAIGSLKLSGSEVRQIAGPISRSSVLGFFTGVLPGAGATIGSFLGYSMEKRIAKDGDTFGKGNIKGVAAPEAANNAACTGSFVPLLTLGVPGSGTTAVLLGALLVMGVSPGPMMLEQRPDVFWGVIASMYIGNIFLLVLNLPLIPLIAKILDMPRPLLLSLILIFCMIGVYGMSFSVFDLLLLLGFGLLGLGMRLFGFPTAPLILALILGDIMEESMRRALQISRGDWMIFLDKPISMWLLIIAALSLLLPLVKAGIQKARR; encoded by the coding sequence ATGGATGCGTTCAATAACCTGATGTACGGCTTCGGCATCGCGCTGGAGCCAATGAATATCGCCTACGTCTTCTTTGGCGTGTTTGCCGGGACGATCATCGGTATGCTGCCTGGCCTGGGGCCGATCAGCGCCCTGGCGCTGATGATTCCCATCACCTTCGCTATGGAGCCCTCGTCGGGGCTGATCCTGATGGCGGGGGTCTACTACGGTGCCATCTTCGGTGGTTCCACCTCGTCGATCCTGCTCAACGCACCGGGCGTGGCCGGTACCGTGGCCACCTCCTTCGATGGCTACCCCATGGCCAAGCAGGGCCTGGCCGGAAAGGCGCTGGCAATTGCCGCCTATGCCTCTTTCATCGGTGGTACCATCTCGATCGTATTCTTGATGCTGGTAGCCCCGCTGCTCTCCAAGGTCGCGGTGAGCTTCGGTCCTGCGGAGTACTTCGCACTGATGGTGCTGGGGCTGACCGCGGTGGTGAGTCTTTCCGACAAATCGCTGGTCAAGGGGCTTATTGCCGCAGTGGTCGGGGTGATGATCTCGATCATCGGCATCGATCTACAGACCGGCACCGAGCGATTCACCTTCGGCACGGCGCATCTGCTCGATGGCGTCGACTTCCTGGTCGTGGCGCTGGGTATCTTCGCGCTGGCCGAGGTGTTCTACATGCTGCTACGCGGCGGCGGCGGCAAGGAGCCGACGCGCAATGCCATCGGTTCGCTGAAGCTCTCCGGCAGTGAGGTGAGACAGATCGCCGGGCCGATCAGCCGCAGTTCGGTCCTGGGTTTCTTCACCGGCGTGCTGCCTGGTGCAGGCGCGACCATCGGCTCGTTTCTCGGCTATAGCATGGAGAAGCGCATCGCCAAGGATGGGGATACCTTCGGCAAGGGCAACATCAAGGGCGTTGCCGCACCCGAGGCTGCCAACAATGCTGCCTGTACCGGCTCCTTCGTGCCGCTTCTGACGCTGGGCGTGCCGGGTTCCGGGACCACGGCGGTACTGCTGGGCGCGCTACTGGTCATGGGTGTCTCGCCTGGGCCAATGATGCTCGAGCAGCGCCCGGACGTGTTCTGGGGGGTGATTGCCAGTATGTATATCGGCAATATCTTCCTGCTGGTGCTCAACCTGCCGCTGATTCCGTTGATTGCCAAGATCCTCGATATGCCGCGTCCGCTGCTGCTGTCGCTGATCCTGATCTTCTGCATGATCGGTGTCTATGGCATGAGCTTCAGCGTCTTCGACCTGCTGCTGCTGCTCGGCTTCGGCCTGCTCGGCCTGGGCATGCGCCTGTTCGGCTTCCCGACGGCTCCGCTGATCCTGGCGCTAATCCTTGGCGACATCATGGAGGAGTCGATGCGTCGCGCCCTGCAGATTTCCAGAGGCGACTGGATGATCTTCCTCGACAAGCCGATCTCCATGTGGCTGCTGATCATCGCCGCGCTATCGTTGCTTCTGCCGCTGGTCAAGGCGGGTATCCAGAAGGCGCGTCGCTGA